The Lysobacter gummosus genome includes a region encoding these proteins:
- a CDS encoding M20/M25/M40 family metallo-hydrolase, with translation MSSRCRRIATPFTIAALSASLMLALSPAFAAPPQIVITETQAFDASSVPAYTGDYADVYAQLDKQREADVAQLQRWVRQPSISAQNKGIAQMAELLRDDLSKLGFRDTALVPTSGHPGVYGYYDAGAAHTLVVYMMYDVQPIEPTGWKVDAFAGSLIDEPKLGKVLMARGATNQKGPQRAFLNALDAVIKTRGKPPVNLIVLAEGEEELGSPHYPEVVAKYQEQLRKADGVFFPMNTQNRDGQASMFLGVKGIVYMELEAKGNPTTGGPQRNEVHGSLAAKLDSPSWRLVQALATLTTPDGEIAVPGYRDAIRAPNAEEQRLFNGIVRGAEGEQAKQLEGLGAARWKNGRNVREAAAAELFDTTLNIDGLVAGYTGEGVKTILPHRAVAKVDSRLVPNQTPDQALALIRKQLDAKGFQDIEIRKLSGYPPAQTSVDAPLTRAALGVYRKYGQTPPVAPRIGGSAPYYVFTQTLGLPMIAGGLGHGNGAHAPNEYMVIEPEAGSKIAGLVQVERFYVDLLYSLSDALKQSGK, from the coding sequence ATGAGTTCACGCTGTCGCCGTATCGCTACGCCGTTTACGATCGCCGCGCTGTCCGCCTCGCTGATGTTGGCGCTGAGCCCGGCCTTCGCCGCGCCGCCCCAGATCGTCATCACCGAAACCCAGGCCTTCGACGCCAGCTCGGTGCCCGCCTACACCGGCGATTACGCCGACGTGTACGCGCAGTTGGACAAGCAGCGCGAAGCCGATGTCGCGCAACTGCAACGCTGGGTGCGGCAGCCGTCGATCAGCGCGCAGAACAAGGGCATCGCGCAGATGGCCGAGTTGCTGCGCGATGATCTGTCCAAGCTGGGTTTCCGCGACACCGCGCTGGTGCCGACCTCCGGCCATCCGGGCGTCTACGGTTATTACGACGCTGGCGCCGCGCACACGCTCGTGGTCTACATGATGTACGACGTGCAGCCGATCGAGCCGACCGGCTGGAAGGTCGATGCCTTCGCAGGTTCGCTGATCGATGAGCCCAAGCTCGGCAAAGTGCTGATGGCCCGCGGCGCGACCAACCAAAAAGGGCCGCAGCGCGCGTTCCTCAACGCGCTCGATGCGGTGATCAAGACCCGCGGCAAGCCGCCGGTGAATCTGATCGTGCTGGCCGAGGGCGAGGAAGAACTCGGCTCGCCGCACTACCCCGAGGTCGTGGCCAAGTACCAGGAACAACTGCGCAAGGCCGATGGCGTGTTCTTTCCGATGAACACCCAGAACCGCGACGGACAGGCGTCGATGTTCCTCGGCGTCAAGGGCATCGTGTACATGGAGCTGGAGGCCAAGGGCAATCCGACCACCGGCGGCCCGCAGCGCAACGAGGTGCACGGTTCGCTCGCGGCCAAGCTCGACTCGCCGAGTTGGCGGCTGGTGCAGGCCTTGGCGACGTTGACCACGCCCGACGGCGAAATCGCGGTGCCGGGCTATCGCGACGCGATCCGCGCGCCCAATGCCGAGGAGCAGCGATTGTTCAACGGCATCGTGCGCGGCGCCGAGGGCGAGCAGGCCAAGCAGCTCGAAGGCCTGGGCGCGGCGCGCTGGAAAAACGGCCGCAACGTCCGCGAGGCCGCGGCCGCGGAGTTGTTCGATACCACTCTCAACATCGACGGCCTGGTCGCGGGTTATACCGGCGAAGGCGTGAAGACGATCCTGCCGCATCGCGCGGTGGCGAAGGTCGATTCGCGACTGGTGCCGAACCAGACGCCGGATCAGGCCTTGGCGTTGATCCGCAAACAGCTGGATGCGAAAGGGTTCCAGGACATCGAGATCCGCAAGCTGTCCGGCTATCCGCCTGCGCAGACTTCGGTCGATGCGCCGCTGACTCGTGCCGCGCTGGGCGTCTATCGCAAATACGGGCAGACGCCGCCGGTGGCGCCGCGTATCGGCGGCAGTGCGCCGTACTACGTGTTCACGCAGACCTTGGGTCTGCCGATGATCGCGGGCGGACTCGGGCACGGCAACGGGGCGCATGCCCCGAATGAGTACATGGTGATCGAGCCGGAAGCGGGGTCGAAGATCGCGGGGTTGGTGCAGGTGGAGCGGTTCTATGTGGATTTGCT
- a CDS encoding acetylornithine/succinyldiaminopimelate transaminase: MDTASLYALSERYYLPVYRPRRIVLDHGKGSRIWDLDGREYVDFGAGIAVNALGHAHPALVAALTEQAGKLWHTSNVFISEPPLHLAEQLVEASGFAERVFLCNSGAEANEAAIKLARKWATAQGREPERRVILSFRGSFHGRTLAAVTATAQPKYHEGFEPLPPGFRYSDFNDLAAAEAAMADGAVCAVLVEPVQGEGGVTPAREDFLRGLRELCDRHGALLILDEIQCGMGRTGHLFACHGYGVKPDAVTLAKALGSGFPIGAMLVASKAAQAMQFGAHGTTFGGNPLAAAVAGAALRELRSPQIAANVERQAQAIRDGLASLDAELGLFAEVRGRGLMIGVQLRPEYAGKAGEILDRCVEHGLLVLQAGPDVLRFVPALNIGDADIADGLSRLRAALLKFLGR, from the coding sequence ATGGATACCGCCTCGCTGTACGCCCTCTCCGAGCGCTACTACCTGCCTGTCTACCGCCCGCGCCGGATCGTGCTCGATCACGGCAAAGGCTCGCGCATCTGGGATCTGGACGGCCGCGAATACGTCGATTTCGGTGCCGGCATCGCCGTCAACGCGCTCGGCCACGCGCATCCGGCGCTGGTCGCGGCGCTGACCGAGCAGGCCGGCAAGCTGTGGCATACCAGCAACGTCTTCATCAGCGAGCCGCCGCTGCATCTGGCCGAGCAACTGGTCGAAGCCTCGGGTTTCGCCGAGCGCGTATTCCTGTGCAACTCCGGCGCCGAAGCCAACGAGGCGGCGATCAAGCTCGCACGCAAGTGGGCCACCGCGCAGGGCCGCGAACCCGAGCGCCGGGTGATTCTGAGTTTCCGCGGCAGCTTCCACGGCCGCACCCTGGCCGCGGTCACCGCCACCGCGCAGCCCAAGTACCACGAAGGTTTCGAGCCGCTGCCGCCGGGCTTTCGCTACAGCGATTTCAACGATCTGGCCGCGGCCGAAGCGGCGATGGCCGATGGCGCGGTATGCGCGGTGCTGGTCGAGCCGGTGCAGGGCGAGGGCGGGGTGACGCCGGCGCGGGAAGATTTCCTGCGCGGCCTGCGCGAGTTGTGCGATCGCCACGGCGCCTTGCTGATCCTGGACGAAATCCAATGCGGCATGGGCCGCACCGGGCACTTGTTCGCCTGCCACGGTTACGGCGTGAAGCCTGACGCGGTGACCCTGGCCAAGGCGCTGGGCAGCGGTTTCCCGATCGGCGCGATGCTGGTGGCGAGCAAGGCCGCGCAGGCGATGCAGTTCGGCGCCCACGGCACCACCTTCGGCGGCAATCCGCTGGCGGCGGCGGTGGCGGGCGCGGCGCTGCGCGAACTGCGCTCGCCGCAGATCGCGGCCAATGTCGAACGCCAGGCGCAGGCGATTCGCGATGGTCTGGCCTCGCTGGACGCCGAGCTTGGCCTGTTCGCGGAAGTCCGCGGCCGCGGCCTGATGATCGGCGTGCAACTGCGGCCCGAGTACGCGGGCAAGGCCGGCGAAATCCTCGACCGCTGCGTCGAACACGGCCTGCTGGTCCTGCAGGCCGGGCCGGACGTGCTGCGCTTCGTGCCCGCGCTCAACATCGGCGATGCCGACATCGCCGACGGCCTGTCGCGCCTGCGCGCGGCGCTGCTGAAGTTCCTCGGACGCTGA
- a CDS encoding HIT family protein, which produces MSECVFCEILAGRAPASFVYRDDRVVAFMDLRQAVEGHVLVVPRRHVPDIYALDEATAGHLMAVAVCVAKALAAHEPPPGLNLWQSNGDAGGQEVPHVHLHVQPRRHNDGILSAYRDGLPEPSDRASLDRLAERIAARL; this is translated from the coding sequence GTGAGCGAATGCGTCTTCTGCGAAATTCTCGCCGGCCGCGCGCCGGCGAGTTTCGTTTACCGCGACGATCGCGTCGTCGCCTTCATGGACCTGCGCCAGGCCGTGGAAGGGCACGTGCTGGTCGTGCCGCGCCGGCACGTGCCGGACATCTATGCCCTGGATGAGGCGACGGCCGGGCATCTGATGGCGGTCGCGGTGTGCGTGGCCAAGGCGCTGGCCGCGCACGAGCCGCCGCCGGGGCTCAATCTGTGGCAATCCAACGGCGATGCGGGTGGGCAGGAAGTCCCGCACGTCCATCTGCATGTGCAGCCGCGCCGCCACAACGACGGCATCCTGAGCGCGTACCGCGACGGCCTGCCCGAGCCCAGCGATCGTGCCAGCCTGGATCGTCTGGCCGAGCGCATCGCCGCGCGGCTTTGA
- a CDS encoding TonB-dependent siderophore receptor, producing the protein MSRSHLQAPLALAIAFSLSAPALAAAPAEAADAPDPQATNLDHVVVQGQATGYKAANATTATKTDTPIGETPQAITVVTGEQMRDQGAQNVQDALNYAAGVRSDAYGLDSRGDWTLIRGSDPTEYLDGLRSAYNYYTSTTRTDPYMLERIEVLRGPSSMLFGQGSTAGVINLVSKRPQAQTQREIGVQVGSFDRSQINADFTGPLTADGTWLYRLVALYRDSDTQVDHVNDDRRLIAPSLTWRPSEDTSLTFLLRWQQDRTGSTSQFFQWSGLISPNPNGRIPASRFIGNPGDHYDTDHSSAGWLFEHRFNENWILRQSFRASRNEVDYVTVYADPFSNPLNPFIDPQQRVINREGWFAHNEARMQNIDQHVEGHFGTGPVKHQMLLGLDAQRFKQSEAQSFDGSPERGGTLPPIDVFNPVYVPYTPPPLGAAVNTSQRQIGLYLQDQMHIGEHWIVVAGLRHDRAKSGKVGAPDEKSSATTKRLGVMFHDWAGWSPYVSYSESFTPVAGTNAISGARYKPQKGEQVEAGVKFEPAGRELSFTAATYELREENRLVADPSNPNNNLQVGKTKVNGLELELTGKLTSSFEITAHYNYLDNDKQLTPAPRHQAAVWGKQRFSIGGHDGFAAGLGVRYFSDFVEPPSPTTPSVVLGDAMVSYDVGAWRWALNVTNLTDKRYFSYCGGRGDCWFGARRNIGLSATFTF; encoded by the coding sequence ATGTCCCGCAGCCATCTTCAGGCGCCCTTGGCCCTGGCCATCGCCTTTTCCCTGAGCGCGCCCGCTCTGGCCGCCGCCCCCGCGGAGGCCGCCGACGCGCCCGATCCGCAGGCCACCAACCTCGACCACGTCGTCGTCCAAGGCCAGGCCACCGGCTACAAGGCCGCCAACGCGACCACCGCGACCAAGACCGACACGCCGATCGGGGAAACCCCGCAGGCGATCACTGTGGTCACCGGCGAGCAGATGCGCGACCAGGGCGCGCAGAACGTCCAGGACGCGCTCAACTACGCCGCCGGCGTGCGTTCGGACGCCTACGGGCTGGATTCGCGCGGCGACTGGACCCTGATCCGCGGCAGCGATCCCACCGAATACCTCGACGGCCTGCGCAGCGCGTACAACTACTACACCAGTACCACCCGCACCGATCCGTACATGCTCGAACGCATCGAAGTGCTGCGCGGCCCGTCGTCGATGCTGTTCGGACAAGGCAGCACCGCCGGCGTGATCAATCTGGTCAGCAAGCGCCCGCAGGCGCAGACCCAGCGTGAGATCGGCGTGCAGGTCGGCAGCTTCGACCGCAGCCAGATCAACGCCGACTTCACCGGCCCGTTGACCGCCGACGGCACCTGGCTGTATCGCCTCGTCGCCCTGTACCGCGACAGCGACACCCAGGTCGATCACGTCAACGACGACCGCCGCCTGATCGCGCCGTCGCTGACCTGGCGCCCCAGCGAAGACACCTCGTTGACCTTCCTGCTGCGCTGGCAGCAGGACCGCACCGGTTCGACCTCGCAGTTCTTCCAGTGGAGCGGGCTGATTTCGCCGAATCCGAACGGGCGTATTCCGGCCAGCCGTTTCATCGGCAATCCCGGCGACCACTACGACACCGACCACAGCAGCGCCGGCTGGTTGTTCGAACACCGCTTCAACGAGAACTGGATCTTGCGCCAGTCGTTCCGCGCCTCGCGCAACGAGGTCGATTACGTCACCGTTTACGCCGATCCCTTCAGCAATCCGCTCAATCCCTTCATCGATCCGCAGCAGCGCGTGATCAACCGCGAAGGCTGGTTCGCCCACAACGAGGCGCGGATGCAGAACATCGACCAGCACGTCGAGGGCCATTTCGGCACCGGCCCGGTCAAGCATCAGATGCTGCTCGGCCTGGATGCGCAGCGTTTCAAGCAGAGCGAGGCGCAGAGCTTCGACGGCTCGCCCGAACGCGGCGGCACGCTGCCGCCGATCGACGTGTTCAATCCGGTCTACGTGCCGTACACGCCGCCGCCGCTGGGCGCCGCGGTCAATACCAGCCAGCGCCAGATCGGCCTGTATCTGCAGGATCAGATGCATATCGGCGAGCATTGGATCGTCGTCGCCGGCCTGCGCCACGACCGGGCCAAGAGCGGCAAGGTCGGCGCGCCCGACGAAAAATCCAGTGCCACCACCAAGCGCCTGGGCGTGATGTTCCACGACTGGGCCGGCTGGTCGCCGTATGTGAGCTACAGCGAGTCCTTCACCCCGGTGGCCGGCACCAACGCCATCAGTGGCGCGCGTTACAAGCCGCAGAAGGGCGAGCAGGTCGAAGCCGGCGTCAAGTTCGAACCGGCCGGGCGCGAGTTGAGCTTCACCGCCGCGACCTACGAATTGCGCGAAGAAAACCGCCTGGTCGCCGACCCGTCGAATCCGAACAACAACCTGCAGGTCGGCAAGACCAAGGTCAACGGGCTGGAACTCGAACTCACCGGCAAGCTGACCTCCAGCTTCGAGATCACCGCGCACTACAACTATCTCGACAACGACAAGCAGCTGACCCCGGCACCGCGCCATCAGGCCGCGGTGTGGGGCAAGCAGCGTTTCAGCATCGGCGGCCACGACGGTTTCGCCGCCGGCCTGGGCGTGCGCTACTTCAGCGATTTCGTCGAACCGCCCAGCCCGACCACGCCGTCGGTCGTTCTCGGCGATGCGATGGTGTCCTACGACGTCGGTGCCTGGCGTTGGGCTCTCAATGTCACCAACCTCACCGACAAGCGCTATTTCAGCTACTGCGGTGGTCGCGGCGATTGCTGGTTCGGCGCGCGGCGCAACATCGGCTTGAGCGCGACGTTCACGTTCTGA
- the hemL gene encoding glutamate-1-semialdehyde 2,1-aminomutase, with amino-acid sequence MNNPRSHDLFTRASQLLPGGVNSPVRAFKSVGGEPFFAERAQGAHLFDVDGNRYIDYVGSWGPMIAGHAHPQVLAAVERTMRNGLSFGVPNPLEVTMAEAITRIVPSCEMVRMVNSGTEATLSAIRVARGATGRSRIVKFEGCYHGHGDSFLVKAGSGALTLGLPNSPGVPAALADLTLTLPYNDFDAATRLFEQAGDDIAGLIIEPIVGNANCILPEDGYLQHLRELCSRHGALLIFDEVMTGFRVALGGAQQRYGIVPDLSTFGKIIGGGMPVGAYGGRRDLMSQVAPSGPIYQAGTLSGNPVAMAAGLATLELIQAPGFHDALERSTHALCDGLEAAAREAGVAFHTTRAPGMFGLYFREGPVRSFADAMASDTQRFNRFFHGMLERGVYLAPSAFEAGFVSSAHGEAEIAQTIEAARAAFAAL; translated from the coding sequence ATGAATAACCCACGCTCCCACGATCTGTTCACCCGCGCCTCGCAACTGCTGCCCGGCGGCGTCAATTCGCCGGTGCGCGCGTTCAAGTCGGTCGGCGGCGAACCCTTCTTCGCCGAGCGCGCGCAAGGCGCGCATCTGTTCGACGTCGACGGCAATCGCTATATCGACTACGTCGGCTCGTGGGGCCCGATGATCGCCGGCCACGCCCATCCGCAGGTGCTCGCCGCGGTCGAGCGGACCATGCGCAACGGCCTGAGCTTCGGCGTGCCGAACCCGCTGGAAGTGACGATGGCCGAAGCCATCACCCGCATCGTGCCGAGCTGCGAGATGGTGCGCATGGTCAACTCCGGCACCGAAGCCACGCTGTCGGCGATCCGGGTGGCGCGCGGCGCGACCGGCCGCAGCCGCATCGTCAAATTCGAAGGCTGCTATCACGGCCACGGCGACAGTTTCCTGGTCAAGGCCGGCAGCGGCGCGCTGACCCTGGGCCTGCCGAATTCGCCCGGCGTGCCGGCGGCGCTGGCCGATCTCACCCTGACCCTGCCCTACAACGATTTCGACGCAGCCACGCGCTTGTTCGAGCAAGCCGGCGACGACATCGCCGGCCTGATCATCGAACCCATCGTCGGCAACGCCAACTGCATCCTGCCCGAAGACGGTTATCTGCAGCATCTGCGCGAGTTGTGCAGCCGGCACGGCGCGCTGCTGATATTCGATGAGGTCATGACCGGTTTCCGGGTCGCGCTGGGCGGCGCGCAACAGCGCTACGGCATCGTTCCGGACCTGAGCACCTTCGGCAAGATCATCGGCGGCGGCATGCCGGTCGGCGCTTACGGCGGCCGGCGCGATCTGATGAGTCAGGTCGCGCCGAGCGGCCCGATCTATCAGGCCGGCACGCTCAGCGGCAATCCGGTGGCGATGGCCGCGGGCCTGGCGACGCTGGAACTGATCCAGGCGCCGGGCTTCCACGATGCGCTGGAACGCAGCACGCACGCGCTGTGCGACGGCCTGGAAGCGGCCGCGCGCGAGGCCGGCGTGGCCTTCCACACCACCCGCGCGCCGGGCATGTTCGGCCTGTATTTCCGCGAAGGGCCGGTGCGCAGCTTCGCCGATGCCATGGCTTCGGACACCCAGCGTTTCAATCGTTTCTTCCACGGCATGCTGGAGCGCGGCGTGTATCTGGCGCCGTCGGCGTTCGAAGCCGGATTCGTCTCCAGCGCGCACGGCGAGGCCGAGATCGCCCAGACCATCGAAGCGGCGCGGGCGGCGTTCGCCGCGTTGTAA
- the thiE gene encoding thiamine phosphate synthase, which translates to MKSSWPRRGLYAITPDEPDSGRLAARVATVLEAGAAWLQYRNKQADAGLRRQQALALLPLCRARGVPLIVNDDWRLAADIGADGAHLGEDDGELAAARAALGDAAILGASCYDDIALARTAAAHGASYVAFGAFFTSPTKPNARRAAPQLLQQAAALGLPRVAIGGITPDNARGLVLAGADLLAVISGVFDAPDPAAAVAAYLSCFEEEANE; encoded by the coding sequence ATGAAATCATCCTGGCCGCGGCGCGGCCTGTACGCGATCACGCCCGACGAACCCGACAGCGGGCGGCTTGCGGCGCGGGTCGCCACGGTCCTGGAGGCCGGCGCGGCCTGGCTGCAATACCGCAATAAACAGGCCGACGCCGGTTTGCGGCGCCAGCAGGCCCTGGCGCTGTTGCCGCTGTGCCGGGCGCGCGGCGTGCCGCTGATCGTCAACGACGACTGGCGCCTGGCCGCCGACATCGGCGCCGACGGCGCGCATCTGGGCGAAGACGACGGCGAACTGGCCGCCGCGCGCGCCGCCCTGGGCGATGCCGCGATCCTCGGCGCCTCGTGCTACGACGACATCGCGCTGGCGCGTACTGCCGCCGCTCACGGCGCCAGTTACGTCGCCTTCGGCGCGTTCTTCACCTCGCCGACCAAGCCCAATGCGCGCCGCGCCGCGCCGCAACTGCTGCAACAAGCTGCGGCGCTGGGCTTGCCGCGAGTGGCGATCGGCGGCATCACCCCGGACAATGCGCGCGGCCTGGTGCTCGCCGGCGCCGACCTGCTCGCGGTGATCAGCGGCGTGTTCGACGCGCCCGATCCCGCCGCCGCGGTCGCCGCCTACCTTTCCTGTTTCGAAGAAGAAGCCAATGAATAA
- a CDS encoding DUF192 domain-containing protein, whose translation MLKRFALLLACAAALVGCASDSAESWVEVRGQRYRVEVAKTDESRQRGLMFRDEMAADHGMVFVHEAETPQAYWMKNTHIPLDILYFDSKRRLVTQQRDVPPCSAGDRCPPYPSDAPAKYVLELNAGQAAKLKLESGDEMKLGPGID comes from the coding sequence ATGCTCAAGCGGTTCGCGCTCTTGCTCGCCTGTGCCGCGGCGCTCGTCGGCTGCGCCTCGGACTCGGCGGAAAGCTGGGTCGAGGTCCGCGGCCAGCGCTATCGGGTGGAGGTTGCCAAGACCGACGAAAGCCGCCAGCGCGGGCTGATGTTTCGCGATGAGATGGCGGCCGATCACGGCATGGTGTTCGTGCACGAGGCCGAGACGCCGCAGGCCTACTGGATGAAGAACACCCATATCCCGCTGGATATCCTGTATTTCGACAGCAAGCGCAGGCTGGTCACGCAACAGCGCGACGTGCCGCCGTGTTCGGCCGGCGACCGCTGCCCGCCCTATCCCAGCGATGCGCCGGCCAAATACGTGCTGGAGCTCAATGCCGGCCAGGCGGCCAAGCTGAAGCTGGAGAGCGGGGACGAAATGAAGCTCGGTCCCGGAATCGACTGA
- a CDS encoding ABC transporter ATP-binding protein: MFSWFESLIDPFRPAPEAMPPRSVARFYWHFIRQAWPIFVMLTVVGFFVAIVEVVMFDYLGKVVDLVNTTPAAQLFVQHGDELLWMAAVMLIVRPLCLGLHDLLLNQTVHPSMTNLVRWQTHRYMLRQSLSFFQNDFAGRVANRIMQTGPSLRESTTQTFDALWYVIVYSASAIYLFAQADVWLAAPLAVWIAVYIGLLFYFVPRVKLRSWRASDARSKLMGRIVDGYTNIATLKLFAHSRREEEYVAEAMIEQTQRSRDMTRMTTMMGISITTLNGLLIVGTCGLALWLWHQGSISVGAIALATGLVIRIHNMSGWIMWTVNGIFEDIGTVQDGIETISRPLTVVDREQAKPLQVDEGRVRFENVHFHYGQDSGLIADLDLEVKPGEKIGLVGPSGAGKSTLMNILLRLYDLEGGRILIDGQDIAGVTQESLRSQIGVVTQDTSLLHRSIRDNLLYGRPDASDEAMFEAARKARAAEFIPRLVDGEGRIGYEALVGERGVKLSGGQRQRVAIARVLLKNAPILILDEATSALDSEAEAAIQESLETLMEGKTVIAIAHRLSTIARMDRLVVMDKGHIIETGTHEELIAREGLYARLWKRQTGGFVAMDA, from the coding sequence ATTTTCAGTTGGTTCGAATCGTTGATCGATCCGTTCCGGCCCGCCCCGGAGGCGATGCCTCCGCGTTCGGTCGCGCGGTTCTATTGGCATTTCATAAGACAGGCCTGGCCGATCTTCGTGATGCTGACCGTGGTCGGTTTCTTCGTCGCGATCGTCGAAGTGGTGATGTTCGACTATCTCGGCAAGGTCGTGGATCTGGTCAACACCACGCCGGCGGCGCAGTTGTTCGTGCAGCACGGCGACGAGTTGCTATGGATGGCGGCGGTGATGTTGATCGTGCGTCCGCTGTGCCTGGGCCTGCACGACCTGCTGCTCAATCAGACCGTGCATCCCAGCATGACCAATCTGGTGCGCTGGCAAACCCATCGCTACATGCTCCGGCAGAGTCTGAGTTTCTTCCAGAACGATTTCGCCGGCCGCGTGGCCAACCGGATCATGCAGACCGGCCCGTCGCTGCGCGAATCCACCACGCAGACCTTCGACGCGCTGTGGTACGTGATCGTGTATTCGGCCTCGGCGATCTATCTGTTCGCCCAGGCCGACGTATGGCTGGCGGCGCCGTTGGCGGTGTGGATCGCGGTCTACATCGGCTTGCTGTTCTACTTCGTGCCGAGGGTGAAGCTGCGCTCGTGGCGCGCATCGGACGCGCGTTCCAAGTTGATGGGACGCATCGTCGATGGCTACACCAACATCGCCACGCTCAAGCTGTTCGCGCACTCGCGGCGGGAAGAGGAGTACGTGGCCGAAGCGATGATCGAGCAGACCCAGCGCTCGCGCGACATGACCCGCATGACCACGATGATGGGCATCAGCATCACCACGCTCAACGGTCTGTTGATCGTCGGCACCTGCGGCCTGGCCTTGTGGCTGTGGCATCAGGGGTCGATCAGCGTCGGCGCGATCGCGCTGGCGACCGGCCTGGTGATCCGCATCCACAACATGTCCGGCTGGATCATGTGGACGGTGAACGGGATCTTCGAGGACATCGGCACGGTCCAGGACGGCATCGAGACGATTTCGCGGCCGTTGACGGTGGTCGATCGCGAACAGGCCAAACCGTTGCAGGTCGATGAGGGCCGCGTGCGTTTCGAGAACGTGCACTTCCACTATGGGCAGGACAGCGGGCTCATCGCCGATCTGGATCTGGAGGTGAAACCGGGCGAAAAGATCGGCCTGGTGGGGCCGTCGGGCGCGGGCAAATCGACCCTGATGAACATCCTGCTGCGTCTGTACGACCTGGAAGGCGGCCGCATCCTCATCGACGGCCAGGACATCGCCGGCGTCACTCAGGAAAGCCTGCGTTCGCAGATCGGCGTGGTCACGCAGGACACCTCGCTGCTGCACCGCTCGATTCGCGACAACCTGTTATACGGCCGTCCGGACGCGAGCGACGAGGCGATGTTCGAAGCCGCACGCAAGGCGCGGGCGGCCGAATTCATCCCGCGCCTGGTCGATGGCGAAGGTCGTATCGGCTATGAAGCCCTCGTCGGCGAGCGCGGCGTGAAGTTGTCCGGCGGGCAGCGTCAGCGCGTGGCCATTGCGCGCGTGTTGTTGAAGAACGCGCCGATCCTGATCCTGGACGAAGCGACCTCGGCGTTGGACTCCGAAGCCGAGGCGGCGATCCAGGAAAGCCTGGAAACGTTGATGGAAGGCAAGACGGTGATCGCGATCGCGCACCGGCTATCGACGATCGCGCGCATGGATCGGTTGGTGGTCATGGACAAGGGCCACATCATCGAAACCGGAACGCACGAAGAGCTGATCGCGCGCGAAGGTCTGTATGCGCGCTTGTGGAAGCGGCAGACCGGGGGCTTCGTGGCTATGGATGCGTAA